Proteins encoded together in one Flavobacteriales bacterium window:
- a CDS encoding ATP-binding protein, with product RYSASLEQLDYHPERGLDRTIVQRLSTGHYITQAQNVLIMGSTGLNSRGEAFRS from the coding sequence CCGCTACAGCGCCTCACTGGAGCAGCTCGACTACCATCCCGAACGCGGGCTTGATAGAACCATTGTGCAGCGCCTCTCTACTGGACACTACATCACCCAAGCCCAGAACGTACTGATTATGGGGTCTACCGGGTTAAACTCTCGCGGAGAAGCATTCCGTTCGTGA